Proteins encoded within one genomic window of Chitinophagaceae bacterium:
- a CDS encoding glycosyltransferase: MLDEKIINAVKEQVQYTTQNKYLLCIGRLVADKGIVELVNVFVQLQRTDPALKLVLVGGYEPTLDPLPGKTMQEIEKNSGIIHIPWTDHVEYYMYLAHYFVFPSHREGFPNVLLQAGAMGLPVICSHITGNIDIITNNETGLIFGSGNEQQLLKMLQYAILHPQHLKSMAEKLQQEIKENYRQENIWQNILAAYKTLVN; encoded by the coding sequence ATACTGGATGAAAAGATCATCAACGCCGTTAAGGAACAGGTTCAATACACAACGCAAAATAAATACCTGCTTTGTATCGGAAGGCTCGTGGCTGACAAAGGAATTGTTGAACTGGTAAATGTATTTGTGCAATTGCAAAGAACGGACCCCGCTTTAAAACTGGTACTGGTTGGCGGTTACGAGCCAACTCTTGACCCGCTGCCTGGAAAGACCATGCAGGAAATTGAAAAGAACAGCGGCATCATACACATCCCCTGGACCGATCATGTTGAATACTATATGTACCTGGCCCATTATTTTGTTTTTCCTTCACACCGGGAAGGTTTTCCCAATGTGCTGCTGCAGGCAGGTGCCATGGGGTTACCGGTCATCTGCAGCCATATAACCGGCAACATTGATATCATAACCAACAATGAGACCGGGTTGATATTCGGTAGCGGCAATGAACAGCAGCTGCTGAAGATGCTGCAGTATGCCATCCTGCACCCGCAGCACCTGAAAAGTATGGCAGAAAAGCTGCAGCAAGAGATAAAGGAAAATTACCGGCAGGAAAATATCTGGCAAAATATACTTGCAGCTTACAAAACCTTGGTAAATTAG
- a CDS encoding acetyltransferase encodes MEAGRFFIAVGDNAIRNRIYDQLAQQHLLPVNAIHSSAVIDSSASIALHGVMIAAHASINPLAKIGPGVICNTGCIIEHECVVGEFAHIGPGAVLCGNVQVGNGTFVGANSVIKQGITVGKNAMIGAGAVVVKDVADGATVVGVPAK; translated from the coding sequence ATTGAAGCAGGCCGGTTTTTTATTGCGGTCGGTGATAATGCCATACGCAACAGGATATACGACCAGCTGGCACAACAGCACCTGCTACCGGTAAACGCAATTCATTCCTCAGCCGTTATTGACAGCTCCGCCAGCATTGCATTGCATGGCGTGATGATCGCTGCACATGCCAGCATTAATCCCCTGGCAAAGATCGGCCCGGGAGTTATTTGTAATACAGGATGCATCATTGAACACGAATGTGTAGTGGGTGAATTTGCCCACATCGGCCCGGGGGCTGTATTGTGCGGCAATGTACAGGTTGGCAACGGAACATTTGTAGGGGCCAATTCAGTCATAAAGCAAGGCATCACCGTTGGTAAAAATGCCATGATCGGTGCCGGCGCCGTGGTAGTGAAAGATGTGGCGGATGGAGCCACCGTGGTAGGCGTTCCGGCGAAATGA
- a CDS encoding glycosyltransferase: MPEKAYNKKLVRITTVPMALRYLLPGQMHFMSQNGFDVLMISADGKELPEVIRQEQCRHMIVPMTRQITAFRDLQCLFQLIRIFRKEKPDIVHTHTPKQACLGCWLHGYRC, translated from the coding sequence TTGCCCGAAAAAGCGTACAATAAAAAACTGGTCCGCATAACCACCGTGCCCATGGCATTGCGCTATTTACTTCCCGGGCAAATGCACTTTATGTCTCAAAACGGCTTTGATGTGCTTATGATAAGTGCGGATGGAAAGGAACTCCCCGAAGTGATCCGGCAGGAGCAATGCAGGCATATGATCGTACCCATGACCCGGCAGATAACAGCTTTCCGTGACCTGCAATGCCTGTTCCAACTGATACGGATATTCCGGAAAGAGAAACCGGATATTGTACATACCCATACCCCAAAGCAGGCTTGCTTGGGATGCTGGCTGCACGGGTACAGGTGTTAA
- the kdpF gene encoding K(+)-transporting ATPase subunit F, which translates to MITLFIIAILVFIYLVYVLIKPEKF; encoded by the coding sequence ATCATCACACTTTTTATAATAGCGATACTGGTTTTTATCTACCTGGTTTATGTGTTGATAAAGCCAGAAAAATTTTAA